In Aspergillus nidulans FGSC A4 chromosome IV, a single window of DNA contains:
- a CDS encoding protein srpkA (transcript_id=CADANIAT00000269) encodes MEGVDFQSVLNKGKQMASNVAATATNGSTNKKRRKGTDLKPIVTSDSATPADQTGPTSDNVPPSRSGSSSSEEEIETTAEEEDSEDYCKGGYHPVQIGELYNNGRYVVVRKLGWGHFSTVWLSRDTTTGKHVALKVVRSAAHYTETAIDEIKLLNRIVQANPSHPGRKHVVSLLDSFEHKGPHGVHVCMVFEVLGENLLGLIKKWNHRGIPMPLVKQITKQVLLGLDYLHRECGIIHTDLKPENVLIEIGDVEQIVKTYVKEEAKKEQKEDNRNGRRRRRTLITGSQPLPSPLNTTFEFKHSSQNSHSSLSQVINESPGTSEAPSMRQLLGIKDEDEQQKQREKTAYVERLLEGTSLTDDSDLLEREVSGISLDKPSSDEDIDCGIISVKIADLGNACWVGHHFTNDIQTRQYRSPEVILGSKWGASTDIWSMACMVFELITGDYLFDPQSGTRYGKDDDHIAQVIELLGPFPKSLCLSGRWSQEIFNRKGELRNIHRLRHWSLPDVLREKYHFSVAQAKAISDFLLPMLEVLPERRANAGGMASHEWMKDTRGMQEVDLGLTPGSRGEGIEGWATEVKRR; translated from the exons ATGGAAGGCGTCGATTTCCAATCTGTCCTTAATAAGGGCAAGCAGATGGCCTCCAACGTCGCAGCTACCGCCACCAACGGCAGTACCaataagaagaggagaaagggtaCCGACTTGAAGCCCATCGTCACTAGCGATTCCGCGACGCCGGCCGATCAAACAGGTCCGACAAGCGATAA TGTCCCGCCGTCACGATCTGGGTCCTCGTCctccgaagaagaaatcgaaaCTaccgccgaggaggaagattcAGAAGACTACTGCAAGGGTGGTTACCACCCGGTCCAGATCGGCGAACTCTACAATAATGGGCGGTATGTAGTCGTGCGCAAATTGGGATGGGGTCACTTTTCGACCGTCTGGCTCTCTCGCGACACAACAACGGGGAAACACGTCGCGCTCAAAGTCGTCCGATCGGCTGCTCATTATACCGAAACTGCCATCGACGAGATCAAATTGTTAAACCGCATCGTCCAGGCCAATCCCTCTCACCCAGGCCGAAAACATGTCGTCAGTCTGTTGGATTCTTTCGAGCACAAGGGACCCCACGGTGTTCATGTTTGTATGGTATTTGAAGTCCTGGGCGAAAATCTTTTGGGCCTCATCAAAAAATGGAATCACAGGGGAATTCCTATGCCCCTGGTGAAGCAGATTACCAAACAGGTGCTTTTGGGTCTAGATTATCTGCACCGCGAATGCGGAATTATCCACACCGATTTGAAACCGGAGAACGTTCTGATCGAAATCGGCGACGTGGAGCAAATCGTCAAGACCTATGTCaaagaggaagcgaagaaggagcaaAAAGAGGACAACCGCAACGGTCGGCGGAGGCGCAGGACGTTGATCACCGGGAGTCAGCCATTGCCTAGTCCTCTCAACACCACTTTCGAATTCAAACACAGCTCGCAAAATTCCCACAGCAGTCTTAGCCAGGTTATTAATGAGTCGCCAG GCACATCAGAAGCCCCTTCCATGCGACAGTTGCTTGGCatcaaggatgaggatgagcaACAAAAGCAACGAGAAAAAACTGCGTACGTAGAGCGGCTTTTGGAGGGAACTTCACTAACAGATGACAGCGACCTGTTGGAACGAGAGGTTTCTGGGATTTCGCTTGACAAGCCCTCAAGCGATGAAGATATTGACTGCGGCATTATTTCCGTGAAGATTGCGGATTTGGGTAATGCATGCTGGGTGGGCCACCACTTTACAAATGACATTCAGACACGCCAATACCGTTCGCCCGAAGTCATTTTGGGATCCAAATGGGGTGCTAGCACCGACATCTGGAGCATGGCTTGCATG GTTTTTGAACTAATCACCGGTGACTACCTGTTTGATCCTCAATCAGGTACTCGGTACGGCAAAGATGACGATCACATAGCCCAAGTTATTGAGTTGCTCGGGCCATTCCCTAAATCTTTATGTCTCTCGGGTCGGTGGTCACAAGAGATATTCAATCGCAAAGGCGAGCTGCGCAATATTCACCGACTCCGCCACTGGTCGTTACCTGATGTACTACGGGAGAAGTATCACTTCTCAGTGGCACAAGCCAAGGCCATTAGCGATTTCCTCCTGCCGATGCTAGAAGTGCTACCGGAACGACGGGCCAATGCCGGCGGAATGGCATCTCATGAATGGATGAAGGATACGCGAGGAATGCAGGAGGTCGACTTGGGCTTGACGCCCGGCAGTCGAGGCGAGGGTATCGAGGGATGGGCGACGGAGGTGAAGCGAAGATAG
- the cwc26 gene encoding protein cwc26 (transcript_id=CADANIAT00000270), translated as MTDSEYLAKNYLTADPSPPTDRPKKKRKKTKAAEVESQGLIIADDDPPDLRSTATLSSKENDEYGPVVTGARSAEFRKTKKSNWKTIGSSTNTGTDTATATGPNAGRDEADAILADAMAEEDARRAAGDEDPMVVDQDDNEDDGGLRMESGARAGLQTAEQTAAMVAAQQKKRKAEEAQYKGKQGHAQETIYRDASGRIINVAMKRAEARRLEEEKLIKEAEAKEALMGDVQRAERESRRAALEEAKVMPLARTADDEELNEELKAQTRWNDPAAQFLTKSTGGGRSKTGKPLYKGAFQPNRYGIRPGHRWDGVDRSNGFEKEWFAARNKKERMQALEYEWQMDE; from the exons ATGACCGATT CCGAATATCTTGCGAAGAACTACCTTACTGCGGACCCTTCGCCTCCCACGGATCGCCCCAaaaagaagcgcaagaagaccaaaGCTGCCGAAGTAGAATCACAAGGGCTCATAATTGCGGACGATGACCCACCCGATCTCCGGAGCACGGCTACGCTGAGTTCAAAAGAAAATGATGAGTACGGACCTGTTGTGACAGGCGCGCGAAGCGCAGAGTTTCGCAAAACTAAGAAGAGTAATTGGAAGACTATTGGGTCGTCTACGAACACGGGTACGGATACAGCTACAGCTACGGGGCCAAATGCTGGACGGGATGAGGCAGACGCTATATTAGCGGATGCGatggctgaggaggatgcgaGGCGGGCAGCGGGTGATGAAGACCCGATGGTTGTGGATCAGgatgataatgaagacgATGGAGGGCTGCGAATGGAATCGGGCGCTCGCGCGGGTCTACAGACGGCGGAACAAACAGCAGCCATGGTagcagcgcagcagaagaagcgaaaggcagaagaagcgcaatATAAAGGGAAACAAGGACACGCACAAGAGACCATATACCGAGACGCCTCAGGACGGATTATAAACGTTGCGATGAAGCGGGCCGAAGCGCgacggctggaggaggagaagctgatcAAGGAAGCGGAGGCGAAAGAGGCGCTCATGGGTGATGTGCAGCGGGCTGAGAGGGAGTCCAGGAGAGCGGCGCTCGAGGAGGCAAAGGTCATGCCGTTGGCGCGGACtgcggacgatgaggagctgAACGAGGAGTTGAAAGCGCAAACTCGGTGGAACGACCCCGCGGCGCAGTTCCTGACCAAGAGTACAGGGGGTGGCAGGAGCAAAACGGGGAAGCCGCTATATAAGGGGGCATTTCAGCCAAATCGATATGGAATCCGGCCCGGGCATCGGTGGGATGGTGTGGATCGGTCGAATGGGTTCGAAAAGGAGTGGTTTGCGGCGCGCAataagaaggagaggatgcAGGCTCTGGAATATGAGTGGCAGATGGATGAATAG
- a CDS encoding uncharacterized protein (transcript_id=CADANIAT00000271), producing the protein MSGSFDNNDLRQAGTAAKRVHDHKAKWVHGGRSARPGAAAPNGILPITRPAKQQSQANEHRTSWTRRQRLRDAQHSSTLAKVNFRNDVREALDEATSESSGVEDHEVLAVAATIPEVYQAEGPVDLYEVSGETLFNAVVDKAVEKFEIKETEKLVKEYEVITRDHELSIGYLADEDEFELVDHVKL; encoded by the exons ATGTCTGGCTCGTTCGACAACAACGACTTGCGCCAGGCCGGCACGGCGGCCAAGCGAGTCCACGACCACAAGGCCAAATGGGTTCATGGTGGCCGTTCCGCTCGCCCTGGCGCTGCCGCTCCTAATGGTATCCTCCCGATAACTCGACCTGCAAAGCAACAGTC TCAGGCTAACGAGCACAGAACGTCATGGACCCGACGGCAACGTCTACGCGACGCACAGCACAGCTCCACACTTGCAAAGGTCAATTTCCGGAACGATGTGCGCGAGGCTCTTGACGAGGCGACGTCCGAATCGTCCGGCGTAGAGGACCACGAGGTTCTCGCAGTCGCAGCGACCATTCCCGAAGTCTACCAGGCAGAAGGCCCGGTTGACCTTTACGAAGTATCGGGGGAGACACTGTTCAACGCCGTTGTCGACAAGGCGGTGGAGAAGTTCGAGATAAAGGAGACAGAGAAGTTGGTCAAGGAGTATGAAGTTATAACTCGTGATCATGAGCTTTCCATCGGTTACCTtgcggatgaggacgagTTCGAGCTGGTTGACCATGTCAAGCTTTAA
- a CDS encoding protein brr6 (transcript_id=CADANIAT00000272): MDKRTAESPMDFEWQSRAPGDVTSPFYQLSMQHDNQKKRSHNVFESPEKKQMPALREPNSQPFLFSQTKPTAPETPKSVFAQPAFMTPRKFDLDFSSGAENMSSPENADNDDTPEQPTKTGHRNSLFGMYGRFAPSPGRGEIPRLSHYSNAVARRVQKRRLRNKALDLQVHRDSDDESDRPSSSEGQQKVKHKGGHKDEAPSSPTSTFKKFFTLVEAHPNVPNILSWWAQLALNFFIFSMAGYVLWGIVWTIRAEFDQAAEAASDTILAEMAACAKDYVDNRCGGGDRLPALETVCANWERCMNRDPAKVGRAKVSAQTMAIIINSFIDPISWKAILFFLATISTVTFVSNWSFRSFRNRYNHDFAPPPPDYQRQSSGQHHPLPPQLPDQHTQFGYGTHHQDDPTGFVKQDVPLLLENHPQAMNITDRSRERSRNPRTPSPVKRGRKLL, from the exons ATGGATAAACGAACAGCTGAAAGTCCGATGGACTTTGAGTGGCAGTCCAGAGCTCCCGGTGATGTGACTTCGCCATTTTACCAGCTCAGCATGCAGCATGACAATCAGAAGAAGC GTTCACATAATGTATTCGAGTCTCCCGAGAAAAAACAGATGCCTGCTCTTCGCGAGCCCAACTCccagcccttcctctttTCGCAAACGAAACCCACAGCACCCGAGACGCCGAAATCCGTATTCGCCCAGCCCGCGTTCATGACACCGCGGAAATTTGACCTTGACTTCTCTTCTGGCGCCGAAAATATGTCTTCCCCGGAGAATGCAGACAATGACGATACTCCCGAGCAGCCTACGAAGACAGGCCATCGGAATTCCCTTTTTGGCATGTATGGACGCTTTGCGCCGAGTCCGGGCAGAGGCGAGATTCCTCGATTGAGCCACTATTCTAACGCAGTAGCGCGACGGGTTCAGAAGCGGCGATTGCGGAATAAAGCGTTGGATCTACAGGTCCACAGGGacagtgatgatgagagCGACCGACCGAGTAGCAGCGAAGGGCAACAGAAGGTGAAGCATAAAGGCGGCCACAAAGATGAagcgccgtcgtcgccgacgTCTACATTCAAGAAATTCTTTACCTTAGTGGAGGCCCATCCAAACGTCCCGAACATCCTCTCTTGGTGGGCACAGCTCGCCCTTAActttttcatcttttctaTGGCTGGATACGTCCTTTGGGGGATAGTTTGGACTATACGGGCCGAATTCGACCAGGCCGCTGAGGCCGCGTCAGATACGATCCTAGCTGAGATGGCCGCCTGCGCGAAGGACTATGTTGATAATAggtgcggcggaggagatcgacTACCGGCTCTGGAGACCGTTTGTGCGAACTGGGAACGGTGCATGAACCGCGATCCGGCCAAGGTTGGGCGGGCTAAGGTGTCGGCGCAAACCATGGCGATCATCATAAACAGCTTCATCGACCCGATCAGCTGGAAAGCGATC TTATTCTTTCTTGCCACTATATCGACCGTCACCTTTGTCAGCAACTGGTCCTTCCGCTCGTTTAGAAACCGCTACAATCACGACTTCGCTCCTCCACCCCCCGATTACCAGCGACAGTCATCCGGCCAGCATCATCCGCTACCGCCGCAGCTCCCGGACCAGCATACTCAGTTTGGATATGGGACCCACCACCAGGACGATCCAACCGGGTTCGTAAAACAGGACGTCCCATTACTCCTCGAGAACCATCCCCAGGCGATGAATATCACCGATCGTAGCCGGGAAAGGTCGAGGAACCCCCGCACCCCAAGCCCTGTCAAGCGGGGAAGAAAGCTTCTTTAA
- a CDS encoding uncharacterized protein (transcript_id=CADANIAT00000273) — MKLSALSLLTVACVATASSHGAETMEYLMSLKQQSRERARSQGLFDINRYPDEGAKKCKNGKAGEYSCENVDLLSFLSHQALGSVTREGNDVWGWTSAEGREFGIVGQTDGVAFVEILEDGSLEYVGRLGSQTEPSTWRDIKVIGDHAYIGSEAAGHGLQIFDLNKLTTASSSKPTVFSTKKDLTAWYRGFGSSHNIVAHEETNMIYAVGTARNLSCAGGLWMVDVSDPANPTSPGCVNEDGYVHDAQCVIYKGPDEKYIGQEICFNFNEDTLTIADVTDKKNPIQISKTPYVGASYTHQGWLVDENDHSYLLLDDELDEMDGTGSAANGHTTTYIFDIKDLSAPKHTGTYQSPVRSIDHNQYVVAGLSYQSNYGSGLRVVDVSSVFEDPTASSFKEVGSFDVHPEDDAVGGEVEFVGSWSVYPFFASGHILLNSIERGIYSLKYTGPAAEN; from the exons ATGAAGCTCTCGGCCCTATCTCTGCTCACCGTGGCCTGTGTGGCAACAGCGTCAAGTCATGGCGCCGAGACAATGGAGTATCTCATGTCCCTGAAGCAGCAATCTCGAGAACGTGCCCGTTCACAGGGTCTGTTTGATATCAACCGCTACCCCGACGAGGGAGCCAAGAAGTGCAAGAACGGCAAGGCAGGAGAGTACTCCTGCGAGAACGTCGACCTCTTGTCCTTCCTCAGTCACCAGGCTTTGGGTAGTGTCACCCGTGAGGGTAACGACGTCTGGG GCTGGACTTCTGCTGAAGGTCGCGAGTTTGGCATTGTCGGCCAGACTGACGGCGTGGCCTTTgttgagattctggaggacGGTAGCCTCGAATATGTTGGCCGCCTGGGTTCTCAAACGGAACCATCCACGTGGCGCGATATCAAGGTTATCGGTGACCATGCCTACATTGGCTCCGAGGCTGCAGGGCATGGGCTGCAGATTTTCGACCTCAACAAG TTGACAACTGCGTCTAGCTCAAAGCCGACCGTTTTCTCCACAAAGAAGGACTTGACCGCGTGGTATAGGGGCTTCGGAAGCTCTCATAATATCGTTGCGCACGAGGAGACCAATATGATCTATGCTGTTGGAACAGCCCGCAACCTCAGCTGCGCCGGAGGCCTGTGGATGGTCGATGTGTCTGACCCAGCCAACCCTACCTCGCCGGGTTGTGTCAACGAAGATGGTTATGTGCATGATG CCCAATGCGTCATTTACAAGGGCCCCGATGAGAAATATATCGGTCAGGAGATCTGCTTCAACTTTAACGAGGACACACTCACCATTGCCGACGTAACCGACAAGAAGAACCCAATTCAGATCTCGAAGACCCCCTACGTCGGCGCCAGCTACACTCACCAGGGCTGGCTCGTTGACGAAAACGACCATTcctacctcctcctcgacgacgaGCTCGACGAAATGGACGGAACGGGCTCCGCCGCTAACGGCCACACCACCACCTACATCTTCGACATCAAGGATCTCTCTGCACCCAAGCACACTGGTACCTACCAGTCCCCCGTCCGCTCAATCGACCACAACCAGTATGTTGTCGCGGGTCTCTCTTACCAGTCCAACTACGGCAGCGGTCTGCGTGTCGTCGATGTCAGCTCTGTCTTTGAGGACCCCACGGCATCTAGCTTCAAGGAAGTCGGCTCTTTCGACGTCCACCCCGAGGATGATGCGGTTGGCGGTGAGGTGGAGTTTGTCGGAAGCTGGAGTGTTTACCCGTTCTTTGCGAGCGGGCATATCTTGCTCAACAGTATTGAGCGCGGCATTTACTCTCTCAAGTATACCGGCCCAGCCGCGGAGAACTAG
- a CDS encoding cutinase family protein (transcript_id=CADANIAT00000274), translating to MRFHTILLAALASLVIATPLPSDTDVSLERRQSMNSNDLEKGDCKSVAFIFARGSTEIGNMGFVVGPGVCSNLKSTLGSDKVACQGVGGAYTAGLIQNALPANTDSGSIKEAVKMFDLAAKCPDTQIVAGGYSQGSAVIDNAIQKLDDSTRDRVKGVVLFGFTRNLQDKGQIPGYPKDQTKVYCAVGDLVCSGTLIITASHMTYGLNAGDAAKFLASQVSV from the exons ATGAGATTCCACACCATTCTCCTCGCGGCTCTGGCCtccctcgtcatcgccaCGCCCCTCCCCAGCGATACCGATGTCTCCCTCGAGCGCCGCCAGAGTATGAACTCCAACGACCTTGAGAAGGGCGACTGCAAATCTGTGGCATTCATCTTCGCCCGCGGCTCCACTGAAATTGGCAACATG ggcttcgtcgtcggccCCGGTGTCTGTAGCAACCTAAAATCTACCCTTGGCTCCGACAAGGTCGCCTGTCAAGGCGTCGGCGGCGCCTACACAGCGGGTCTGATCCAAAACGCCCTCCCGGCAAATACTGACTCGGGCTCCATCAAAGAGGCCGTCAAGATGTTCGACCTCGCCGCTAAATGCCCGGATACTCAGATCGTGGCGGGAGGATACAGTCAGGGCTCTGCGGTTATTGACAATGCAATCCAGAAGCTCGATGATAGTACCAGGGATCGAGTCAAGGGTGTTGTGCTCTTTGGTTTCACGCGGAATCTCCAGGATAAGGGCCAGATTCCCGGGTACCCGAAGGATCAGACGAAGGTGTACTGTGCAGTGGGTGACTTGGTCTGCTCTGGCACGTTGATTATAACCGCATCGCATATGACGTATGGCCTGAATGCCGGAGATGCAGCGAAGTTTTTGGCAAGCCAGGTCTCAGTTTAG
- a CDS encoding uncharacterized protein (transcript_id=CADANIAT00000275) — protein MNAGKAARVFNNSFADAITVAAAYHLHRPSSGELAKSPPHPKHRFLCSIQITSVKYG, from the exons ATGAATGC CGGTAAAGCCGCAAGAGTATTCAATAATTCCTTCGCAGACGCCATCACCGTAGCCGCCGCGTACCACCTCCATCGCCCATCGTCAGGAGAGTTAGCAAAATCACCACCACATCCAAAGCACCGGTTTTTGTGTTCAATCCAGATCACCAGCGTCAAATATGGATAA
- a CDS encoding uncharacterized protein (transcript_id=CADANIAT00000276), whose translation MATTVTGDLPHDNLQAQAIGMILPFQLLRLLPSFCGCISVYGRARLPQGETVTSYSLSLPTTPVTVKLKIAVINYNYVGYHIWDVPSDWDSTPGRTALQPRPRPHQDLYPALSSPPDRAEEGCAANDHCLLVLNAIAAVVTFLITTFSCLPVASNWDPNSYPNEKCINLSDFVTGTASVSIFTDFLVLLMPTWIVYNLHIAKKQKIMLIGILSFGLM comes from the exons ATGGCCACAACCGTTACGGGCGATCTGCCCCACGATAACctgcaggcgcaggcgaTTGGCATGATCTTGCCTTTCCAGCTGTTGCGACTGTTGCCGTCCTTCTGCGGGTGTATATCCGTCTATGGACGCGCTCGTTTGCCGCAG GGCGAGACTGTCACTTCGtactctctctctctcccgACCACTCCAGTGACTGTCAAACTGAAAATCGCAGTGATTAACTACAATTACGTCGGCTACCATATTTGGGACGTCCCGTCGGACTGGGACTCGACACCAG GCAGAACTGCTCTACAACCCCGTCCTCGCCCTCATCAAGACCTCTATcctgctctttcttctccgcctgacagggcagaagaaggctgtGCGGCGAACGATCATTGCCTGCTCGTGCTGAACGCCATCGCGGCCGTGGTTACCTTCCTGATCACTACGTTCAGCTGCCTCCCTGTGGCATCCAACTGGGACCCAAACTCGTACCCGAACGAAAAGTGCATCAACCTTTCCGACTTCGTCACGGGGACTGCGTCTGTCTCCATCTTTACAGACTTTCTCGTCTTGCTCATGCCGACGTGGATCGTGTACAATCTGCATATagcaaagaagcagaagatcatGCTCATTGGGATTCTGTCATTCGGGTTGATGTAG